Genomic segment of Bacillota bacterium:
CAGGTCTTCGACATGCCATAATCATCCAGGTCTTACTAGGGATGGAACTATGTCCGATTCCCTTCCGCACAGTAACAAGTCCGATTTCCGCCATACTATAAACTTCAGCGGCTTTTTCTTCAGGCTGAAGCGGATAGATGTAAACATTGGACAAACAAAGCTCTCTCACCTTTTCCTGGATAGCTTCCTTATGCTGTCCATCCCCAACGATAACGAAGACTATCTCTGGATTGTCCCGTAGCGCCGCCGCCGCATTCACAACTACATCAAGATTCTGCGCAAAACCTATATTCCCGGCATACAATACTATAAACTTGCCCTTGAGACCACAGGTAGTAAGGAATTCATTGTTGCATGGAGGAACATAGTCAATTCTCTCAACATCGATCCAATTTGGAAGCACTACTACATTACAACCGGGCGATAAGGAGACAACGTGATCAGCAAAAGACCTAGATATGGCGGTAACCACGGTCGCTCTTCTGTAAGTGAGCTTTTCGAGATACCTTAGACACTCTATCAGCCATCTGCCTCTTAGAATCCCGCTCTTGATTGCAGAATCGGGAAAAAGATCTTGCAGGTTATATATGATTGGGACCCTTCTCATCATAGTGGCCATGCTTACAAATAGTCCTGCAAAGGGAGGACTTGATTGGACAAGAAAAGCGTCCGCCTTCCGGCCAAATCTCATAGATGATACCAGAATCCAAAACGTAAAGATACCGTACTCAAGGATCTTCATCCATAAGCCTTTCCGTCCAGCCCACGGATTCGGAAAACGGATTATCTGGGCTCCTTTATAGAACTCCGGAATGCTGCGATTTTTCAAAAATACAATGCGTGTTTGATTATCGATACCCCTATATGGCAAGGATGTTATGACCGTCACCTTATGACCCGCAAGACACAAATCCTCACATAATGTCGTCATTAGCGGGACACTTGCTGTTACTTCAGGCCAGAAATATGGAGTTACTACAATAATAGAACTCATATTACTTCCCCTATTCTCAACGAGGGTCTTTAGAAATTCGCTTCGCCCTGTCATAGTTGGTACTGATAGGCATGAGCATAACCCCTCGGAACCCAGTCTGATCTACCTGCGTTATTAGTAGTCTAACAACTCTGTGACGGAAAATGGTCAGACCTTCCATAACGATGGTGTAACAATCACAAGTCTGCGCACCGAAGTAAAAGATTTGTATTTCCCTTTCCACTAAGCAGCGGATCTACCAAGTGTTAAGGGGCTGGGTATCCCCTCAGATTGAGACGCTTACTGCAGCCATTCAACCACTTATAACGGCCATAAAAATAACCACCCTTACCGGTGAAGGTCCAGTTATCGTGCAGCATCCACACTACTGATATGTCATATCTATTTATGTGCTCTGTGTTACTATATACACATTGACATAGTAGCCATGAAGGTTGTAAAGGTGCATAATGCCTGGCTTGAAGTTATCGACATACTTGAGTAGCTTTTTGGTACCTAACCATGACGCATCTGCATGAATACCGAGTAGTCGTTGCATGTACCTTTACTTTCCGAATCCCAACCAACGCAATATATGCCAAGTCCTTCTGAGAATTTAACACCTCTTTTGTAGGCGACGGAGGAAACATGCCCAATTTCGAGCAACCTTTTGTGTATGAGACTGTTGATCTTTTCCGGCTGGCTACCAATTCGCCTGTTCGCGGCGGCCATTTTTCGAAGTCCTGCCGGATGGAATTGCTAAGAACTGAAGAAAATCAACAGTCTCGTGTATATTCACTATAATCTTACCGGTACTACCGATTTTGTAAACCGAATTCATGGTCAGTACTCTCATTTTCTCCGCATCACTCTTGCTGCTTTCCCCATACAAACTTGTCCACTATCTTCGCGTAACTCTGTATCAACTTAACCACCTTAACCGACACATTGTCATCATGATAATCGAATGGGAGCACAGTCTTCTCCTTGTTCTCCCACATAGCACGGCATAACTCCACTGCTTGTATAATATCTCGCTCAGCAATACCACCGACGATAATCGTTCCCTTGTCTAGCGCTTCCGGACGTTCGGTTGATGTCCTTATCAGGACTGCAGGGAAGCCGAGTATAGCTGATTCCTCTGACAACGTCCCACTATCTGATAACACACAGAAGGAATTGAGTTGCAGCTTGTTATAGTCGAAGAAACCGAAGGGCTTTAGCTGTTTTATCAAAGGATGAAACTTGAAGCCCCTCTCCTCTATACGCTTCCAAGAGCGCGGGTGCGTGGAATAGACCAAAGGCATACGGTATCGATCAGCTATACAGTTGAGCGCTCTCATAAGCGAGAAGAAATTTCCTTCGTCATCAATATTCTCCTCCCGGTGCGCAGAAACAACTATGTACTTATCAGGTTCAAGCCCAAGTTCATCCAGTACTTCGCTCCTCTGGATTTTCTCCATGTTCTTGTGGAGCACCTCTGTCATCGGCGACCCCGTAACGAATATGTGCTCTTTCCTTATACCCTCAGCAAGCAGATATCTGCGACTATGCTCAGTATAAGGTAGGTTTATGTCGCTAATGTGGTCTACAATCCTACGGTTTATTTCCTCAGGTACATTTTCATCAAAGCAACGGTTACCGGCCTCCATATGAAAAATCGGTACCTTGAGCCTTTTGGCCGAAATGGCGGACAAGCAGCTATTAGTGTCACCGAGAATGAGAAGTGCGTCTGGCTTCTCTTTTGCAATAACCTCGTACGAACGTGCAATTATGTTTCCTATAGTCTCGCCAAGACTTTTGCCAGCTGCTTCGAGATAGTAGTCTGGTTGTCTCAGTCCTAGGTCCTCAAAAAAAACCTGATTAAGGGTATAGTCCCAATTCTGGCCGGTATGGACGAGGATATGCTTGAAATATCTATCACATGCCTTGATAACCTCGGACAAGCGTATTATCTCGGGCCTTGTACCTACCACGGTCATTACTTTAAGTTTGCCCACAGTCTCATACCTCCAGGTAATACGTGTCAGCTCTTTCCGGGTGGAATATCTCATCGGCCCAGAAAAGAGTGACAACATCGGAATTACCTATGTTAGTTATGGAATGGGTGTATCCAGCAGGGATGTCAATAACCCTGAGCCGTTCGCCTGATACGCGGTACTCTATGACCTTTTCACAGCCTATCTTCCTGAGCCTTATAATGGCCTCTCCCTCAATGACGAGGAACTTCTCGATTTTAGTATTATGCCAGTGGTTGCCGCGAGTAATGCCGGGCTTGGTGCGCGAAATGAATATCTGTCCGAACTGATTTGACTTTATGAATTCTACGAGCCAGCCCCGGTTGTCTTGTTTCATCTCTAACTCATAACCAAACCCATCATCCGGCAAATAAGAGACATAGGTAGCATAAAGATATCGCTCAAAATCGCCTTCGAGATTTGGCATCATGAGGCTGCTACGACTTTCAACAAAAGAATATAATGCATCAGCCAGTTGTTGAAGCGTGACCTTGAAAGTACGCGGCACATAGCAGAAACCATCATCCCCAATATGAGCCGAGCCATTCATTGCAGCTATCAGCTCGGCTACCACGTCATCTATATAGACAAGTGTAAGTTCGGTGTCAGGATTATTTATTTGAATAGGAAGCCTTCGGGCAATGTTATGGCAGAAAGTAGCCACTACGGAATTGTAATTGGGCCTGCACCACTTGCCGAAAACATTGGGCAGGCGGTATACGTAAACAGGTACACCAGTGCGACGTGACCATTCGAAAACGGCGTCTTCGGCGGCCTTTTTGCTCATACCATACGGATTGTCCAGCGCCGCCTGTATTGAGGAAGTCATAGCCACTGGGACTCTCCGTCCCACCTTTTCAAGTAACTCAAGCAGTTCTACGGTGAAACCGCGATTCCCTTTATCAAACTCCTCTGGGTTCTGCGGACGGTTGATGCCGGCCAGGTGAAAGACGAAATCGGCACGGGCAGCAAAATCAGCCAATTCCTCGGGGGTATTACCGAGGTCGTAACGCAATATCTCCGTATCCTTATACTGTTCAAGGGCGGCACAAAGGTTCTTACCGATGAAACCAGCAGCGCCCGTAACAAGTATGGTTCTCACGTGTTATTTCCTCCAATCTTCCAGTTCCTGCTGTATGAAGTCAAGACTAAGGAGCTTGTCCTTAATCTGCTCGATATTGAGCCTTTCGGTATTATGGGAAGTGTACTCTGACCCATAGCTTATCTGTTCTTCCCCTTTTATGAAATACCTGTCGTAGTTTAAGTCTCGTGTATCTGCGGGGATACGGTAATATTTCCCCAAGTCTTCTGCATGAGCCATCTCCTCTCGGGTCAGCAGAGTCTCGTAGAGTTTCTCCCCATGACGGGTGCCGATTATCCTAATCTCATTATCGGCGTTGAAGATCTCCTTAATGGCTCGGGCTAAGTCACCAATAGTGCAGGCTGGGGCTTTTTGGACGAAAATGTCCCCAGGGGCCCCGTTTTCATAAGCAAACAGAACCAATTCAACCGCCTCGTCAAGGCGCATCAGGAAACGCGTCATCCTGGGGTCAGTTACGGTCAGCGGCTGGCCAGCTTTTATTTGCTGGACAAACAAAGGGATGACCGAACCACGAGAAGCCATCACATTACCGTAGCGAGTGCCACATATCGTGATCTTCTGGGCATCCACTGTACGAGATTTGGCCACCATTACCTTCTCCATCATCGCTTTTGATATTCCCATGGCATTTATTGGGTATACCGCCTTATCAGTTGAAAGGCACACGACTTTCTTTACTCCGTAAGCTATGGCGGCATTCAACACATTGTCTGTACCGATAATGTTGGTCTTTACGGCCTCCATCGGGAAGAATTCGCAGGAGGGTACTTGCTTCAGGGCCGCCGCGTGGAAGACGTAGTCTACTTCGTGCATGGCAGCAGCAACGCTGTTGTAGTCGCGCACATCACCAATAAAGAACTTGACTTTGGTGCTTCCAATCGCTCTCCGCATGTCATCCTGTTTTTTCTCGTCACGAGAAAAGATGCGGATTTCGCCTATGTCAGTATTGAGAAATCGCCTTAGAACTGCGTTACCGAACGAACCTGTCCCGCCCGTGATGAGAAGAACCTTGTTACTAAACATATTCTTAGCAGCTCCTGTTCAGTCCACGGAGTAAATCGTAGTCGTGCCATAGACCCTTAAAATAGGGGTAGTAAGGTATTGGAAACCTACATCTGTAACCCTTCAACCCCATCTTACATTAAGGTGTGGGATTTGTAGACAATCGGCTCGCATGACATATCAAGGATGACAACATTATCCGACTTTCCGTAATCCGCTTTACAAATCTACTTCCTCGTACATCTGGGAACCGCTCATGGACATCCATATACCCAACCGAACGCATATGGCAATCAAAGCCAATCATATGCCCCAGCCAATTTCCTACCAAATGTCTTCAGCGTATCGTCGACGCATATGGTTATCCTCGGGATTCGAAACGGGTCCGTCATACCATTCGCGGCCCCATACCTTGTGGTAAATGAGGTCGTAAAGCCTGCCCGCCGCATAGCATTCACCACCTCGCGATTATGACGCCCGTATGGATACGCAAAGGCAGCTATACGGTGCCCAAGATGCTCCTCAATTGTCGTTTTCGAGTTGTTCACCTCACGTTTGATCTCCTCCCAGCAGCAATCAGTCAACTTGGGATGACTGACTGTATGTGCGCCGAACTCCACCATTTCTGAAGAATCAAGAGCGCAGATATCAGACCATGTCAGCCACTCGGCTGATGAACCAATAAGGCCGGTGATCAAGAAAACGGCGCACGGTATGCTATGCTTCTGGAGTATGGGCATCGCCCGGTCCAGGAAGCTCTTTTTCCCGTCATCGAAGGTGATCAGAATAGTCCGTGTAGGTACGACCTTTCTTTCGAGAGATTCTGCCAAATCTGAAAGGCTCACGAAACTAAATCCTTGGTCCTTGAGAAATAGAATCTGGCTCTCGAACCTCTCAAGCACTACACTACAGACCGTGTCATAGTTGAGTATAGGCATATCCCCCACAATATCATGATAGCAAAGGACTATACACCCTTCGCGTCTTATTCTAAGATGAGTGCTTAGCGCACCTACAGTCGCTGCCAATGTGTGTTTTGCCACGAGTTTACATTTCAGCCACGACATCATAAGTAGGCCTCCAGCCTCTGAGAATACGCCGTGTTATCCATAAGTTCCCTCTAGACACGCCCCGCAATGCAGCAAGGGGATTAGCAGTTGTTAGCCCGAGCACAAGCATATATATGATAGACCCGATATGTGACCAGACAAAACATAACCAGTTGAACGGCGTATGAGGCACAAATTTATCAAAGAGGTAAAAATGGTTATACATGTAACAAGCGGAATACCTGGTCAGCGACATGCGCCCGCCAGGACTATGCCTGTGAGTCATTCGCGCTTCGGGGACATATAGTAACCCATGATACTTCGACAATCTGCAAGGCAAGTCTATGTCCTCCCAGACATGCGTAATCCCCAATTCTTCGTCGAATCCCCCATACTGAGCGATCGCTTCGCGCCTGTAACAGGCACAGCCCATAAGGAGTTGCGTAGCGGTAGGTCTCTCAATGTCCCTTCGCCCAAGCTGCATGGCCGGGAACCCAGATCGTTGCATCACCCCGAAACCATGATCATGGTTCATTAGGAACATCCTTTTAAACCAGAGTTTTGGGCCACTATCTGATTTAGGGCTCAAGATAAATCCGCCCACACCTACTACATCTGGATGCGACCTAAATGCTTCCATCACTACGGACAGATACGTTCGTTCCAACAGGACATCATCGTCCAAAAAGCATATAATGTCTCCGCGGGATGCAGAGATCCCAACATTCTTCTGCAAGGACGCATTTGACACATCGGAATGGATATACCGCAACGAGACCCCTAGCGTCTCACTTTGGGCCTGATAGCGTGCAAGAACCTCGTAAGCTCGTTGCCCCGTCGAACAATCAATAACGATTATTTCCGTCGGGAGCATTATTTGGCATAGAATGGATTCAATGCAATCTGATAGGGGCTGTGATCGCCCAACTGTCGGAATTATGACCGATATTGTAGGATTACCCATAGGAGATAGCACCTCGCAGACATTCTCAAAGCCCCGACTTCACCGTAGATTCTTCATCGTAGTATGAATATACAGAAATTCGTGTACTAGGATTCTCGGTGGTTTCTCCTAAGCGCTTCCTTATAAAGCTCAAGGTAACTGTCAGCAATGACGTCCCAACTTAGTTCCTCCTCCGCAAAACGCCTTGCTATCATTCTCATGTGTTCGCGTGCGCGGTCATTTCTAAAAAGCATTACCAGCTGTTCAGATAGAACGTAAGCATCCCCTCGAGGAAAGCGTACTCCATTACCTCTAGAAACTAATTCCTCACCGGAATACGCATAACCACACGTAGTGTTATCAGCAATGATAACGGGGAGCGAACATGCAATCGCTTCTCGTATACTGATGGTAGGCCCGCCAGCCCAGACACCCACATCAGCAGCAGAGTAATAGGAAACCAAGTCGGAATGGGGAACAGCACCTATAAAAGTAACCTTACCCTGAAGGTATTCATTGTGCATTATGATCTTCTTTAGATTCCCAAGATAGTCCTCTGGTCCATTCCCGACTATGACTAACCGAGATGGTATGCCAAGAGCTACCACCCTGGCAAACGCCTCTAATAAAATGGGAATATCCTTATCCCGGGTTATCTTTCCCGAAGTCAATATCATTAGTTCCTCATTCCCTATAGAAAGCATTTGCCGGACCGCACACCTGCGCTGGGCATCAAACCTGAATGCTTGTATGTCGGTACCGAGAGGGATAATTGGGATGTCTTCTGGTTTCAATCGAAGTTCCCTACATAAAACATCTCGCTCAGATTCCCCTATTGCCGTAATAAAATCAGCGCGATGCTTCAATAGTGGAGAAACATATAACTGGAATCCCATACTCACCATATTCTTTATCATTGTACCTCTTAGATTTGTATTGTAGTCGGCCACGTGAGAATCATATAAGAGCCCATATCCTAGCTTGGGTTTCCATAAGGCTGTCTGAATCGCTGCTGGATTCCAAAACACATGGTGTACGTGGACCATATCGGGTCGGATACGCTCAAGAAGTCTCCTGAGACCTCTTAAGTAACAGATTACCTTATATTCGAATGATCCTAGCCTATAGGTTGACACATCATTTTCGGTATAGACTCCCGAAGCAACACATCTTGGCCCCAAGATGGGCCGAAGCGTACTTTCATAGTCCTTTTGCGATGGCCACAGGCGGTCTGATGTAATGACAAATACATCATTGCCTTTCCGTTTCTGGTACGGAGCAATATACGATAAATGATAGCCAAGCTTTGATGGGTAGTATGCTTCTATATGTACTATACGCATCGGTACACCACCAATGATCTTCATTCGGGCAGTAAGCTCACGGTCATTGAGGATACTGTACTTACCCCGGTAAAATGGACACGAATTTAGGCGGCTAGGCTCTCTCGTTCATACTCACACGGGCTCTTATACCCCAAAGCAGAGTGTAAACGAATCCGGTTGTAGTAGAACTCGATATACTCGTAAATACTCTGCCTGGCCTCTGCCCTCGTCCGATACCTGGTCAGATATACCAATTCGACCTTAAGGGTATGAAAAAACGACTCCATACAGGCATTATCATAACAGTTCCCTTTTCTGCTCATGCTGGATATGATATCATGTTCCTTGAGAAGTTGCTGATAGCTGTGGCTCGCATATTGACTACCTCGATCTGAATGATAGATGAGCCCAGGTAAGGGCTTACGCCGGCCCAGTGCTTGTTGTAGAGCATCTATGACCAATTGCTGTGTCATTGTCCGGTCCATTGCCCATCCGACGATTTTGCCTGGAATACAGGTCCATCACTGCAGCCAGGTAGAGCCAGCCCTCATCTGTAGGAATGTATGTAATGTCTCCCACCCACACCCGATTCGGTCCACTCACCGTTATCCCTCGGCCGAGAACATTCTCAGCCACTGGATAATCGTGCCGGGAATTCGTTGTGGCCTTGAATTTCCGTTTGGTGCGAGCCTGCAGCCCATTCTCCCGCATGAGACGGGCAACTCGGTTCTTGCCACACTTGATCCCATCAACATTGAGCTTGCGGGTCACTCTAAGGTAGCCGTATAGGTGCCGTGACTTCTCAAAAACCTGTTTAATATGCACAAGGAGCTTTTCATCCTCCTGTTGTCGGCTGCTTTTAGGTCTATCGAGCCATGCATAATATCCGCTCCGGGATACCTCCAAAACCTGGCACATCTTCTCTACCCCAAATTCGGAGCGGTGACTATGGATGAATTCATACTTTATCTGGGGGGCCTTGTGAAGATGGCAACAGCTTTTTTAGGATGGCAACTTCCTCTTCTAGGAATATGCTCGGAAACCCTATCGAAGGGGCTACATCCCACAATATATTTGGGACAATTCCTAAGGATGGCTACAACATATGAAGGCTGTGAAGGTTTTCGAGCAATCTCCTAGTTCAGCGTTTCGGCGTCTCAATCTACGAAGTTCTTCATCCTCTGGCTTTAAATGGCCCTTACCAGGGAACGAGTGTTCTCCGTCCTCTTGATATTTCTTGACCCAGCGGCGTAGGACACTCTCGTGGATTCCAAGGTCCCTTGCTACCGAGGATGCACTACAACCCTGTTCAGTGATGAGGCGTACCGTTTCCAGTTTAAAAGCCCTGTCGTAATTCCTACATTCCCCTGCCATGATGGACACCCTCCTGCTTAGATTATACCCGCCTTTCTATGTGTCCATCAAACTGGGGTAGGGGCAGGTCGAGTAGCCCGGTTTCTAGCATGGCAGTAGGGAAGCTCTCTGCCACCGCGTTATCCAAATCGTCATCGCCCGTACCTATGGAGCTGATAATGCTCGCTAAACAGCACTCACCTTGTACCAGCGTAGGATACCAAATGGCATTCAGCAATCTCTAAGCCGGACCTTGCTGAATGCAAAGATTTCATCCTCGTGTATATCGTCAAGAGCGACTCCACCGATAACATAATCAATCATGGTCGGGGGGATTCCTGTCCCTGGACGTTTGCAGGTGATGTCCTCCGCCGTGATCGTCTGTCCACGTGCGATCTCGCGTAGAGCAACTAGGCTGCGTCTGGCATTCCTCCTCGAAACCTCCTCGGAAGGTAGATAGTGCTTCTCGCACGAGCCTATGATTTTGGTCACAAAATCTAGTTTCCTTATGAAACGCGCTAAGTCATCTTTATCCATCGCGTGGTAGTGATCGTTCCCTCGAAGTGACTTATCATATGTAAAGTGCTTCTCGATGATTCTAGCCCCTAGAAGCCACGCAACCAAGAGTACATCATCCATCCTCTCCGGCAGAGTATGGTCTGAGTACCCAATAACGAGGTCTGGAAATGCCCTGGACATTCCGATGATCATCCCGAGATGCGCGTTCTCGTAAGCAGTTGGGTAGTTGAGAATACAGTGTAATAGCGCGACCTGGGAGTTTCCTAGAGCGTGAATCACAGAAACTGCCCTGTAGATCTCCTCGATAGAGGAGGCCCCTGTAGCAAGCAAAATTGGCTTCCCCTTGTTTGCGATATGTTCAATTAGGGGGATATTGGTAATATCCGCTGAAGCGACTTTATAGGCTGGCACAAACGGCTCGAGAATATCCGCAGATTTCTTGTCGAAAGGTGTCACCAATAGATCAATACCGGCACTCTCGGCTTCGCTTGCGAGCCGCTCGAACTCCAGCCCACCAAAGCCTTCATACTTCTTAAACAGCTCATATTGAGAACCTGTAGGTTCCATAGTCCTGTCCCAGTACGCCGGAGAATTCTTCGAGGCCAACGCCTGTGCCGCGTACATCTGAAACTTGATTGCATCGGCACCCGCTTCGGCCGCCTCCCGAACCATACGACAGGCAATCTCGATACTTCCTTCATGGTTTACCCCTGCTTCAGCGATTATGTAGGGCTTCTGGAAATCATCCCTGGTGATCCTCTTTTTCCCGATTACTATTTCTCGCATCCTTCCACCTCCAATATTCCTGTACTATCTCATAAATAACTCTCCTCAGTCCGCTCTTAAGGTCCACGCCGATCTGAGCATCATACATCTTCTTTCTTAGCGAATCATCGCTGCAGATCTCTAGGACCGAGCGTAATATGTCGCCTGTTGTCACGGTGCAGGCTACTCCGAGATATCTCACTCCACGGTGGTACCTTGCGAAAAGATGTAAAGTCTCTCTGTCGTTTTGAGCTATGCTAACTGTAGGCACCCCCACCGCTGCTAGCTCATAGACAGTTCTTCCGTTCGACGTCACAGCGATATCTGCGTTTCTCATCAGCGCAGCCATGTTGCCGACGCTCTCAAAGACCTCGATTCTCTGCTTTACATCGGGATGTAGTTCATCGATCATTTCTCTCAGTCGGGCGCGAGCCCCAAAGGCTGGCCCAACGACAACAACAACCTTCTCAATCGACGTGTCTCTCAGAATGCGCGGCACTATACTAACCACCCTAAGGGTAAGGTTGTTTTGGTCGATACCCCCAAAAGTTATAAGAAGCCGCCGAGCAGGTACCCTGAATACCGAAGGCGGCTCGATCATAAAATGTGATGATAAGCAAAAGTACTTGTGGCCAAACCGGTGCGTCGGTGGTGGATCCGCGAGCTCGTAAAGATCGTTGAAGATAAGATTTGCATCCGCTGCTCCGTCCCCAAGATCCTCGAAATTTACAACAAAAGTCCCTATATTCTTTAGTTGACGAATGTAGATTGGACTTGTATCAAGGATATCGTTTATAACGATATCAGGGTGAAAGTACTTGATCCTGTTGATAAGGTTTTCACTATCGACTTCCTCGATGTCGTACCCGTGCTGCCTCACGAGATGGATAGCCGCCTCCTCGCTCTCGTAGGTGTAAAAGCGCACTCTATGGCCGAGGAATGCATCGGCCACTGTGATAGCCCGGTAAATGTGTCCCAACCCTATCGTCGAATTCCCATTGACAACGATTGCAATTGTCAGTGTCCTTAGCAAGGATTCG
This window contains:
- a CDS encoding glycosyltransferase family 4 protein is translated as MTVITSLPYRGIDNQTRIVFLKNRSIPEFYKGAQIIRFPNPWAGRKGLWMKILEYGIFTFWILVSSMRFGRKADAFLVQSSPPFAGLFVSMATMMRRVPIIYNLQDLFPDSAIKSGILRGRWLIECLRYLEKLTYRRATVVTAISRSFADHVVSLSPGCNVVVLPNWIDVERIDYVPPCNNEFLTTCGLKGKFIVLYAGNIGFAQNLDVVVNAAAALRDNPEIVFVIVGDGQHKEAIQEKVRELCLSNVYIYPLQPEEKAAEVYSMAEIGLVTVRKGIGHSSIPSKTWMIMACRRPVLAAIDDDSELAKFLSTEELGITVPPDDPQALSKAIVMLYEDVGLRQRLGARGRHYVEQNLSRSLITSAYDRLIEKLVSLKR
- the wecB gene encoding UDP-N-acetylglucosamine 2-epimerase (non-hydrolyzing), producing MGKLKVMTVVGTRPEIIRLSEVIKACDRYFKHILVHTGQNWDYTLNQVFFEDLGLRQPDYYLEAAGKSLGETIGNIIARSYEVIAKEKPDALLILGDTNSCLSAISAKRLKVPIFHMEAGNRCFDENVPEEINRRIVDHISDINLPYTEHSRRYLLAEGIRKEHIFVTGSPMTEVLHKNMEKIQRSEVLDELGLEPDKYIVVSAHREENIDDEGNFFSLMRALNCIADRYRMPLVYSTHPRSWKRIEERGFKFHPLIKQLKPFGFFDYNKLQLNSFCVLSDSGTLSEESAILGFPAVLIRTSTERPEALDKGTIIVGGIAERDIIQAVELCRAMWENKEKTVLPFDYHDDNVSVKVVKLIQSYAKIVDKFVWGKQQE
- a CDS encoding polysaccharide biosynthesis protein, encoding MFSNKVLLITGGTGSFGNAVLRRFLNTDIGEIRIFSRDEKKQDDMRRAIGSTKVKFFIGDVRDYNSVAAAMHEVDYVFHAAALKQVPSCEFFPMEAVKTNIIGTDNVLNAAIAYGVKKVVCLSTDKAVYPINAMGISKAMMEKVMVAKSRTVDAQKITICGTRYGNVMASRGSVIPLFVQQIKAGQPLTVTDPRMTRFLMRLDEAVELVLFAYENGAPGDIFVQKAPACTIGDLARAIKEIFNADNEIRIIGTRHGEKLYETLLTREEMAHAEDLGKYYRIPADTRDLNYDRYFIKGEEQISYGSEYTSHNTERLNIEQIKDKLLSLDFIQQELEDWRK
- a CDS encoding transposase — protein: MAGECRNYDRAFKLETVRLITEQGCSASSVARDLGIHESVLRRWVKKYQEDGEHSFPGKGHLKPEDEELRRLRRRNAELGDCSKTFTAFICCSHP
- a CDS encoding IS3 family transposase, coding for MDRTMTQQLVIDALQQALGRRKPLPGLIYHSDRGSQYASHSYQQLLKEHDIISSMSRKGNCYDNACMESFFHTLKVELVYLTRYRTRAEARQSIYEYIEFYYNRIRLHSALGYKSPCEYERESLAA
- a CDS encoding glycosyltransferase family 4 protein, which gives rise to MKIIGGVPMRIVHIEAYYPSKLGYHLSYIAPYQKRKGNDVFVITSDRLWPSQKDYESTLRPILGPRCVASGVYTENDVSTYRLGSFEYKVICYLRGLRRLLERIRPDMVHVHHVFWNPAAIQTALWKPKLGYGLLYDSHVADYNTNLRGTMIKNMVSMGFQLYVSPLLKHRADFITAIGESERDVLCRELRLKPEDIPIIPLGTDIQAFRFDAQRRCAVRQMLSIGNEELMILTSGKITRDKDIPILLEAFARVVALGIPSRLVIVGNGPEDYLGNLKKIIMHNEYLQGKVTFIGAVPHSDLVSYYSAADVGVWAGGPTISIREAIACSLPVIIADNTTCGYAYSGEELVSRGNGVRFPRGDAYVLSEQLVMLFRNDRAREHMRMIARRFAEEELSWDVIADSYLELYKEALRRNHRES
- a CDS encoding capsular polysaccharide biosynthesis protein CapF, with translation MRTILVTGAAGFIGKNLCAALEQYKDTEILRYDLGNTPEELADFAARADFVFHLAGINRPQNPEEFDKGNRGFTVELLELLEKVGRRVPVAMTSSIQAALDNPYGMSKKAAEDAVFEWSRRTGVPVYVYRLPNVFGKWCRPNYNSVVATFCHNIARRLPIQINNPDTELTLVYIDDVVAELIAAMNGSAHIGDDGFCYVPRTFKVTLQQLADALYSFVESRSSLMMPNLEGDFERYLYATYVSYLPDDGFGYELEMKQDNRGWLVEFIKSNQFGQIFISRTKPGITRGNHWHNTKIEKFLVIEGEAIIRLRKIGCEKVIEYRVSGERLRVIDIPAGYTHSITNIGNSDVVTLFWADEIFHPERADTYYLEV
- a CDS encoding acetylneuraminic acid synthetase encodes the protein MREIVIGKKRITRDDFQKPYIIAEAGVNHEGSIEIACRMVREAAEAGADAIKFQMYAAQALASKNSPAYWDRTMEPTGSQYELFKKYEGFGGLEFERLASEAESAGIDLLVTPFDKKSADILEPFVPAYKVASADITNIPLIEHIANKGKPILLATGASSIEEIYRAVSVIHALGNSQVALLHCILNYPTAYENAHLGMIIGMSRAFPDLVIGYSDHTLPERMDDVLLVAWLLGARIIEKHFTYDKSLRGNDHYHAMDKDDLARFIRKLDFVTKIIGSCEKHYLPSEEVSRRNARRSLVALREIARGQTITAEDITCKRPGTGIPPTMIDYVIGGVALDDIHEDEIFAFSKVRLRDC
- a CDS encoding glycosyltransferase, with translation MGNPTISVIIPTVGRSQPLSDCIESILCQIMLPTEIIVIDCSTGQRAYEVLARYQAQSETLGVSLRYIHSDVSNASLQKNVGISASRGDIICFLDDDVLLERTYLSVVMEAFRSHPDVVGVGGFILSPKSDSGPKLWFKRMFLMNHDHGFGVMQRSGFPAMQLGRRDIERPTATQLLMGCACYRREAIAQYGGFDEELGITHVWEDIDLPCRLSKYHGLLYVPEARMTHRHSPGGRMSLTRYSACYMYNHFYLFDKFVPHTPFNWLCFVWSHIGSIIYMLVLGLTTANPLAALRGVSRGNLWITRRILRGWRPTYDVVAEM
- a CDS encoding polysaccharide deacetylase family protein; translated protein: MMSWLKCKLVAKHTLAATVGALSTHLRIRREGCIVLCYHDIVGDMPILNYDTVCSVVLERFESQILFLKDQGFSFVSLSDLAESLERKVVPTRTILITFDDGKKSFLDRAMPILQKHSIPCAVFLITGLIGSSAEWLTWSDICALDSSEMVEFGAHTVSHPKLTDCCWEEIKREVNNSKTTIEEHLGHRIAAFAYPYGRHNREVVNAMRRAGFTTSFTTRYGAANGMTDPFRIPRITICVDDTLKTFGRKLAGAYDWL
- a CDS encoding IS3 family transposase; translated protein: MKYEFIHSHRSEFGVEKMCQVLEVSRSGYYAWLDRPKSSRQQEDEKLLVHIKQVFEKSRHLYGYLRVTRKLNVDGIKCGKNRVARLMRENGLQARTKRKFKATTNSRHDYPVAENVLGRGITVSGPNRVWVGDITYIPTDEGWLYLAAVMDLYSRQNRRMGNGPDNDTAIGHRCSTTSTGPA